TCTTCGTCGTTCCTCGTAAGTTACCATTCTGCTTTCTCTCAAGAtttgatgttttgtttttcttcttcttaaatcTTCAAActtgtttctttatatgtataaaaaaaaaaatgttcggtttaattcatataaatagagatagattaAAGTCAAACGTTTCGTATAGTCTTTGTTACGCGAGTAGAGCTCATTAATGAATCATAATTTATTTTGGTCATTTATTTCACATCTATTTTTGAGATTTTCCTGTTTCCTTTATCCTAATTTATACGCTTTAGTTTAACCATATATACGAAACACTTTAGTTTAACCATTTATATCTGagatataagtttttatttttatctgtctCATTTACTGTTGCGATGTTTGCAAGCAGCTCTTCGACTTCTCGTGGTTACATTTATATAATCAAACGGTCAAGAACCTGTCTGGCTGAAGAACATTCGCCTACTGAAATTTGCAGCCACATTTTCCCTCAAATCGCACTCGATCGCCTTAAAGAAAGACAGGCGAAAGTAAAGAGTACGTACACCCGgtggttagggttaagggttttTGTTaagccgaaaacgggtggtgtacgtattcttaaACTCTGTCGAAaaacatattggataatataatcccTGATGTACCcgcttacatacatgcagatatgttTGTAACTGGTTTGATGGGGGTAGTTGGATGCTTGGTTAGGGCTGCATGTCGTTCCCATCTGAAACCAAGTCACCCTGTGTTGGCAACCATTTCTTGTGTCGAAAGTCATAAATTGTTGCTGAAATGAGTTGAcggttaatattggtttcaaaatatgGTGCAAGGCTAACAATTTCTGGAAGGGTTAATCGATTACACAGATCTCAGAggtctactggtacttattttatcgaccccgtaaggatgaaaggcataactGACGGTCAATATTCTCAGAGGCACATCATTTGTACTGGGATATCTAACCCATCGCCCTCCCTCTCCTGCTTTACACCCCCacctagtttttttcttttactttttcatctctttttttgttgttgtttctttgtatttaaatgttataaGGAACATAGAcacttttaaaaaagaaacaaaacaagaacaacgGCATTCCACAGAGTGTCAACTGTTGTTCAAATGAGACGACTGCTAACTTAATGTAAGCTGTGCTTAATaacggtttctaattttggcacgcGGTCAGAAAGGTCCGGGGAGGaggtacgtcgattacatcgaccccagtgctcaactgaacatattttatcgaatccgaaaggatgaaaggcatagtcgacgtcggcggaatttgaactgggaacgtacAGATGGACgacatgctgctaagcactttttcCAGCGTGctgacggttctgccagctcgctgcctttaagcTGTGCATAGTAACGACACCACCACTACACAGAGCAAACGTTTAAATAAGATTTATTGTGGCACAGTAATCACGAATAGATGTTCATACACCACAAAATATCTAGATGATAATAGCGTAACAAAACATGCAAAGGAAATGTCTATTCAAagagaaattatttttgttttattccaaCTACTTGAAGATTTTTCAATTGGTTTCAATTAGTCAAGCATATTTAGTGGTTGACCCAACAAAATTTTGGGTTGAGCTTAAAGGAACCGTGATTATCATTCCATAACCTCACCTCACATTAGAAATAGTtagaaatatccattttcttttttgcaattcTTTAATTTCCATTAACTTTCTTAAACTTCGTTAAAATTGCACATACTTTATGATAAAATATTCATTGTAATTATAacctttattttcatataaattttatagCATAATAATTACTGTAACAATTAATAAAATCTTTTTACCATTATTTACTCAAGAACCTCTTCGTATTAACATTTCGCTTGACTCgcttctatatattattatttgagctCAACCTAACATTTTGTTGTGTCAAGCACATTTATTGCTTGACCACTTATGCAATGCAGCtctgatttctctttctttttctcacagtGATTAGATTAGATTATTGTATATTATgaattcttgtattctttgcataaaatttgcttttttctaaactaattataattatgataattaataaaatctttttaacatTATTTACTCAAGAGCCTCTTCATATTAACATTTCACTCAGCTCTTTTCTCTATAATTATTATACAACGTGACTCTGttgtctctatttctttctcttgcaGTGTTCCAATTGTTGCCTCAATTTTGATCCATTTCCGTATTCTTCACTAGTTCTTTTTGGTTAGATGGCCACTTCACCTGCCTAATTATTATGTGAGTTATTTGAAAAAATTGATACATTTTAATCCACCATTTATTTCAAGTAATATTATTTCCTTTGCTTTTTGACACATTAAATCAAATAATATCAAATGAAAGgacccctatatatgtatgtctatacacattaaatatgtacatatatatgcattatatatacatgtctacacacacacatatatatatatatatacacacacacacacacacatatatatatataaattaatacaatatatctgattaataatatccGTTATGATTGTGCGATGGTGGTGTGCAataataattcaccgttctaaaagacctgtcgtgagaatatttaaacatttgCGGCTGTCAATGCTTTCTcaatagatacagacagacatactgtaagagtggtggtggaagaaagagtgacaaagagacgaagctgtcaaacgtcgttatagagagagaACAAATCACTCTTTTTGCTATAGCAACCACttagcttgcgaattttaaccatcgcgggtctcatccgcaccacgcatttagtatccctgccaattttcagctcgatcctagcaTCGGTTTGGCAGCCATTAGccgtcaaagcaaaatgtgcatacaattttAGTCCAAGGACTGTTTTGTAGATATAGAGATAAACAATGaattgggttatttcccttgaatgtTTAAAGACAATATTGTGTAGAGggtatgagttatttcccttgagtttaaaaaaaatagttatataaggtatatataaaggtcccttccattgcaaaattaggttacttagTAAATAATGTGGAGGTGTTGGTATGTGTGCATAGGAAAAAACCTGAGGGATAAAGTCAAAGGGTATATAGTTGAAAGAGCCTAGAATTGGAAAGGGTGGTGAGGAGGTGAACAATGTGTCAGGTTGTAATTAAGGATATTAGTAGTGAACAGAGGTTATAAGTAACTTGGCCTTGAAGataatgctggtgtcacataaaaagcatcggtTCTGGTgttatgttaaaagcacccagtatactctgtaaagtggttggcattagaaagggcatgcagctgtGGAAAGCATGCCAAAAGAGACAATGGAGAGTGATTTGGGTCCTgtccttgccagctcctgtcaaactgtttaggccatgtcagcatggaaaccGACATAAAATGAAGCTGATTATATTGACTGATACATAACACGTGAACAAAAGACAGGATAATCATGGAtgtaatgtttttgatcataagtttgttcaATCAGGTCTGATCTTAGGCTAAAGTGTATTGATAAATGCTGTTCCTCATGAAAGAAGAATGTTAATGTCCACTATTCTGTAGtttttctgtgccggtggcacataaaaagcaccatccgaacgtggccgttgccagcgccgccttggctggcttccgtgccggtggcacgttaaaagctccaaccgatcgtggccgatgccggacccccctggcacctgtgcaggtggcacgtaaaaagcacccactacactcttggagtggttggcgttaggaagggcatccatctgtagaaactctgccagatcagactggagcctggtgcaggccctggcttcccagaccccggtcgaaccgtccaacccgtgctagcgcggaaaacagacgttaaacgatgatgatgatgatgtacacaatATGAAGGTGCCACTGTAGTTTACAAATATGTAGATTTCCTACAATTTTATAGGACATAATTTGTTTCTCAATAtagaaatgttgttaaatttcCATGTTTATCTATCCCTTATTTCTTAtattgtttctttgttatttcagattaacagatgacattggcataaaAGAAGTTTTTTACATTGGATATATCTTCTATATTTATCATCTCTTGAAGATTAAAGAGAATGTTATACAGAAAAGACATAATCCTTTTATGATAAATCTGTGGCAGGATCACTGTGAAGTACTTGCTCTTGGCTGAGATTAACAGCAATATTTCTGTTTGAATTCTAACTAAACTCGGATGAATTTGTTAGAGTTCTGAGAATATTAGATTTCAGAAGATTATAGCTGACAAGAGTGGAAATATTTGTAAAGAATATACTGTAACTCAAAATAGAAAACTCAAACTAAATACAATACAGTagacaatttaaaatatttgatctATTTTTGTCCATTGAAGAGATGCCGAAAGCTATACATAATTCATcatcttgtgatatctgtggtaaatcattcaggaCAAATAGTCATATAAGTAgacacaagcatattcatacaggggagaagccatatcactgtgaaatctgtggcaaatcattcactCAAGGTGGTAtattaactagacacaaacgtattcatacaggagagaagccatatccgtGTGATACCTGTGGCAAATCCTTCTCTCATAGTAATGTTTTGATTAATCACCAGCGtactcatacaggggagaagccatattgctgtgacacctgtggtaaatcattctcacagaaTGGTACTTTAATGAGACATAAacttactcatacaggagagaaaccgtatcactgtgatatctgtggcaaatcattcgcTTTAAATAGTggtttaacttctcacaaacgtgttcatactggggagaagccatttcactgtgatatttgtggtaaattatGCTCAACTGCACGTGAAGTAAGTTtacataaacgtgttcatacaggagagaaaccatatcactgtgatatttgtggtaaatcgttctctgtAAATAGTGCCTTAACTACTCACaggcgtattcatactggagagaagccatatcactgtgacatttgtAGTAAATCGTTCTCTGTAAGTAGTGCCTTATCTACtcacaagcatattcatacaggagagaagccatatcactgtgatgtctgtggtaaatcattctctagccATAATATCTTAAGTAGTCACAAAGTTATTCATACTGGgaagaagccctatcactgtgatatttgtgataaatacTTTTCACAACATAGtaccttaactaaacacagacgtattcatacaggagaaaaaccatttgAGTGTCAtatttgtggcaaatcattttctcgaaAGGATCACCTAATTAAACACAAACggattcatacgggagagaaaccatgccactgtgatgtctgtggtaaatcattttctacaGATAGTAATTTAATtagtcacaagcgtattcatacagggaagaagccatatcactgtgatatctgcaatAAACCATTCTCTGCAGGTAATGCCTTAATtagtcacaagcgtattcatacaggagagaagccgtatcactgtgaaatctgtggcaaatcattcagtCAGGGTAGTGTCTTAACtgggcacaaacgtattcatacaggagagaagccatatccttGTGATACCTGTGGCAAAACCTTCTCTGATAGTTATATCTTAATTAATCACCAGCGtactcatacaggggagaagccatattactgtgacacctgtggtaaatcattctcacagaaTGGTACACTAATGAGacataaacgtgttcatacaggagagaagccgtatcactgtgatatctgtggtaaaacgtttgctttaaatggaggtttaACTTCtcataaacgtgttcatactggagagaggttatttcactgtgatatctgtggtaaatctttctcaacTGCAAGTAATGTAAAtttacataaacgtattcatacaggagagaaaccatatcactgtgatatttgtagtaaatcattctctgtaagtagtgccttaactactcacaagcgcactcatactggagagaagccatatcactgtgacatttgtAGTAAATCGTTCTCTGTAAGTAGTGCCTTATgtactcacaagcgtattcatacaggagagaagccatgtcactgtgatatctgtggcaaatcattcactAACCATAGTATCTTACGTAATcacgaacgtattcatacaggggagaagccatatcattgtgatatctgcagtaaatcattctctgcaggTAATGCCTTAACTACTCACatgcgtactcatacaggagagaagccatatcactgtgtcatctgtggtaaatcatttgctgTACGTAATGCCTTAACttttcacaagcgtattcatacaggagagaaaccctatcactgtgacgtctgtggtaaatctttctctgtaaGTAGCTCCTTAAatactcacaagcgtattcatactggggagaagccatatcactgtgatatctgtggcaaatcattctctcaaagtagtatcTTAAGTAGACACAGAACtgtacatacaggagagaaaccatttgaGTGTcctatttgtggtaaatcattctcaggaATACATCGGGTAGTTGAGCACAAAcggattcatacaggtgagaagccatatcagtgtgatgtttgtggtaaatccttctctctaAATGGTAATTTGACTAAACACAAAAGTATCCATACAGATAAGtgaccatttcactgtgatatgcATGGTAAGCCATTCACTCAAAAATCCAACTTAGcttcacataaaaatatgtgaCTGCAGCATTCACAAAACTAATTCTATTTTACAACagcaaacaatattttaaaaccattttcaGTAATAAATCATGGATTCACATGCACGTTAAAGTAGTCCATGAACCTGTGACAATAATTATACACATCATTTTGAAGtaatgttcttatttctttattgccaactagaggctaaacgcagaggggacaaacaaggacagacaaagggattaagttgattacatcgaccccagtgcataactggtacttaatttatcgaccccgaaaggatgaaatgcaaagtcaaccttggcggaatttgaactcagaacgtaaagctggacaaaataccactaaacatttcacccggcatgctaacgtttctgccagctcaccgcttacCGCCTTACATTTTGAAGTAATGTTCTATAGCCTGATGATTAGTACAACTAATTTGTAAGATTCCCAGCAGTTTTGATGGTCAGTTACCTAGGATACACATACTTTATCTGGACAtgtgctattttttaaaaattcattgtgTATGAAATGACCCATATAACCTTGAATGTATTCATGCAGAAAAGATATTACATAGTGATATCAAGAACgttattaaaaaatactttttaaaattacacatttttcttcattttagccATCTGCTTATACTgtactttcttttatcatttttcctttttttcttacaCATACCTTTTTCTTTGGTGATTGACTATAAGtcatttcctcttttcttttctgcttcttgtAATGCCATTAATGCAGGAATTTTCTAAAATTATCACACGGACTCTGAACCCTGATTGGTTGATAATGGTATCTGTACATGATAGGCACATGAACCACATGTGACTGAGCATGAAATGAAGTCAACTGCTGTATATGTTTTCCAAAgtaattgtttttgtgtttggaACTAATCTGACCATCAAAACTGCTGAGAATCACTCGTATTTGTGaatattacattaaattgaaACAGATTCTGTTCACTGGATACAAAAACTTgtatttttgtagaattttatatctTCAGTTTTAACTGCTCTGGTACTCCTTTGAACAGGTTTCACTCATGACAACAGCATAAGTTGCAGGGATACATGTACCAGTACACTTAACATGTAACAATAACACCTATAAAATTATATTCTTCATAATTTCCTGGTGATTCTATTCTAGatagttacatttttttttgtaaaataaactATGAGTATCTGTTCTACTTAATTCACATTGGTGGTGATGGCCAAGTCTGGTTAAAATGCAGTTTACcattttaaaaaaagggaaagattGCCTTCACCATGGAAGTGATGATGAGCAATTTATTTTCTCTACTAGTTCCACGTTGTTGGCTAACTTTCTTCTTGACAAGCATCCATCGGTCTTTAGTCTATGTATAGATATTCTCattattaggttaaaaaaattgaGGCAATGGCTGACAACTTTATGAGTATAGAAGCTGGTGTGACGCATATATAGCCCACCCTGGCTATATTTGATGACTTATATCAGTACCCTGGCTGTAAACAAGATTCTTAGAAAATGAGTAACCCCCGGTGAGATTTTTAAGTTTCAACCTGCCATCtctttcattgtatttttgtGAGTATTATCATCATAAACCCTTAATACTTTCTTGTTCTGTTTTTCCCGTCTTAATGTCGATGTCCTTTTGTTTTAACCCTAGGTCATGCATTTCTTTAATTTCCAACATTTTCACACATGAAAACTTATCACACTTTACAGTCCTTATCTGTAATTTCGTCTTTCTCCAAATCCAGGAACCATCCCTCCCTCTCGCATGTTCTGCCCCCTCCCACTGGCTCATCTATTGTCCTTCACCCTGTCTATCTAATTCCTACTctatatgcctatctatctatctattggccTTTTCCGTCTCTTAATCTCTAGCCCATGGCTGCCAGTTCacggctgtgataccagtgccagtggctcatatgagaaccatctgaacgtggccgttgccagcgccgccccgactggcatccgtgccggtggcacgtaaaaagcaccatccgatcgtggatgttgccagcttcgcctggcctctgtgccggtggcacgtaaaaagcagcatctgatcgtggccgtttgccagcctcgtctggcacctgtgccggtggcacataaaaagtacccactacactcacggagtggttggcgttaagaagggcatccagccgtagaaacattgccagatcagactgagcctggtgcagccttctggcttcccagaccccagttgaactgtccaacccatgctagcatggaaagcggacgctaaacgatgatgatgtatatattatgtatatatatacatatatatatataataggcttaCGAAAGGGATAATAGAGACCGGTATTTAGACAcaaggtaacatatatatatatactttttattttatattaaactttttaatactttttgataattatatatatactcttggccgatgccagcaccccctcgtttggcttccgtgcaggtggcacataaaatacaccaatccgaccgtggccgttgccagcctcgcctggcacctgtgcaggtggcacgtaaaaagcacccactacactcacggagtggttggcgttaggaagggcatccagctgtagaaacactgccagataagactggagcctggtgcagccttctggctttccagatccccggtcgaactgtccaacccatgctagcatggagaacggacgttaaacgatgatgatgatgatgtaaaataataataaaaaagtttaaaaatttaaatttttaaaaaattttttaatataaaaattgataaatatagattaataaatttaaatttaaataatttaaattttatattcatatattttgtatataccaAAGAAatccatgtaatttatgcattttttgtctgaaaaacaaaaataaactttagtgggtgcgtaaattacatgagatcatttccagaatttttttggTTGGAAAATGACATACAAATGTCAACATTCATACTGGATGGAAGTTGACTCatataaccctttcgttaccaacccggctgaaaccagctctggctctttagtacaaatgtctggttttcaaaagttctgatttaaaaccttccaccaaaccttagtcacaatttatgtccctaactctagcttaatgataacgatgttattttacttaattctttgttatatttaaaataattggaagaaacactgagcatctcaaaataaattcagtaacgaaagggttaatgtcagaataggtttttacagaaaaattttTATGCCATAGATTGTAAAAGAATCGCAGCTAAGTAGTTTATTATTATGGCAAGGATGATTATCGCATAGTTGGGCATGCTGGTTCCTGCTGCGTTAGATCCAGAATCTTTTGTTGTTTCCATATctgcaaaagacaaaaaataaacacatataccttttgtttttaataaaaaatagtaataccaacctgtttaaaactGCTTTTGTTTCTATAGtacaaattctttgttttaaagagatctgaatattttttatttcatctagtttcagctcacgagctgtggccatgctggggcaccgccattaaagtaaaactttccatcaaaacttcAAATAAACTTGTGTTGCAAACACTAGCTTAGCAATGACAAGGTCGTTTCCCTAAATTCTTTATTGtttccaaaatttattgaaacaaaggcaatatatatttctttactatccacaaggggctaaacacagaggggacaaacaaggacagacaaacggattaagtcgattacatcgaccccagtgcataactggtacttaatttatcgaccccgaaaggatgaaacgcaaagtcaacctcagttgaatttgaacccagaacgtaacggcagacgaaatacctatttctttactacccacaaggggctaaacacagagaggacaaacaaggacagacaaatggattaagtcgattacatcgaccccagtgcataactggtacttaatttatcaactcagaaaggatgaaaggcaaagtcaacctcggcggaatttgaacccagaacataacggcagacgaaataccgctaagcatttcgcccagcgtgctaatgtttctgccagctcgccgccttaaacaaagGCAATATATTTAAATAGGAACATGGTAAGAAAAGGGGTCAACAGACACAATTATCTTAGAGTACTATGTCTAATTCATTAAATGTTCTTCAGATCAGTCCATTAACAAAGGCGACTGACTTTTTTAGCACAAAAATGGATCAGTCCATCGTTTACCAGGGGCAGCATATAGATTTACGCATTATTTAaatagtggaggtgcgtggcttagtggttagggtgtaagCATCATGGTCGTAagagtgtggtttcgattcccgtactgggcgacgcgctgtgttcttgagcaagagacttcatttcacgttgctccagtccactcagctggcaaaaatgagtaatgctgtgaaggactggcgtcctgtccagctggggaacacatatgccatagaaatcgggaaaccgggcccatgagcctggctaggctttaaaaagggtgcatttattttttcttattatttaaatataattaatttcctCATTATTCAAACAAAAAACTGAAACGTTCTTATTTATTAAATTCGTAACAAGTGTTATATAAGGATTTCCTGGTATTCTTGTGTAATTAAATTTGGTGGCTCAAAATTTTAACATAACAATGAAAATGGCTGGTATAAAGAATTGTGAGGTGATAAAACAGTCAAGAAAATATTAAGGGCTATGGTGAAAGTAAATTAACCAAAACCCAAATCtcatgataaaaatgaataattagtaaattattgttaataataataattagtaaattaaccaaaaccaaaatcttatgataaaaatgaataattagtaaattattgttaataataataattagtaaatgaataattagtaaattaaccaaaaccaaaatctcatgataaaaatgaataattagtaaattattaataattaataataattagtaaattaaccaaaaccaaaatcttatgataaaaatgaataattagtaaattatatttcatcatcatcatcatcatcatttaacgtccgctttccatgctagcatgggttggacggttcaactggggtctggggagcccgaaagctgcaccagtccagtcagatctggcagtgtttctacagctggatgcccttcctaacgccaaccactccaagagtgtagtgggtgattttatgtgccaccgacacaggtgccagacgaggctggcaaacggccacgctcggatggtgttttttatgtgccaccgacacaggtgccagacgaggctggcagacggccacgctcggatggtgtttttattatgtgccaccgacacaggtgccagatgaggctggcaaacggccacgatcggatggtgcttgttacgtgcccacagcacggaggccagtcgatgcggtactggctacggccacgttcggatggttttcttgtgtgccacgtgccaccggcactggtaccacaaagatacaaattccattgatgttcatctattttgatttgttttgattttcacttgcctcaacaggtcttcacaagtgtcacaagaaggaaggtatgcacaggtggactgactacgtcccaggtaggggccatgggttatggcctgactagtcttgccgggtcttcggatggtgtttttatgtgccaccgacacaggtgctagatgaggctggcgaa
This DNA window, taken from Octopus sinensis linkage group LG4, ASM634580v1, whole genome shotgun sequence, encodes the following:
- the LOC115210237 gene encoding zinc finger protein 271-like isoform X2, producing the protein MPKAIHNSSSCDICGKSFRTNSHISRHKHIHTGEKPYHCEICGKSFTQGGILTRHKRIHTGEKPYPCDTCGKSFSHSNVLINHQRTHTGEKPYCCDTCGKSFSQNGTLMRHKLTHTGEKPYHCDICGKSFALNSGLTSHKRVHTGEKPFHCDICGKLCSTAREVSLHKRVHTGEKPYHCDICGKSFSVNSALTTHRRIHTGEKPYHCDICSKSFSVSSAVNLHKRIHTGEKPYHCDICSKSFSVSSALTTHKRTHTGEKPYHCDICSKSFSVSSALCTHKRIHTGEKPCHCDICGKSFTNHSILRNHERIHTGEKPYHCDICSKSFSAGNALTTHKRIHTGEKPYHCDVCGKSFSVSSSLNTHKRIHTGEKPYHCDICGKSFSQSSILSRHRTVHTGEKPFECPICGKSFSGIHRVVEHKRIHTGEKPYQCDVCGKSFSLNGNLTKHKSIHTDK
- the LOC115210237 gene encoding zinc finger protein 271-like isoform X1, which translates into the protein MPKAIHNSSSCDICGKSFRTNSHISRHKHIHTGEKPYHCEICGKSFTQGGILTRHKRIHTGEKPYPCDTCGKSFSHSNVLINHQRTHTGEKPYCCDTCGKSFSQNGTLMRHKLTHTGEKPYHCDICGKSFALNSGLTSHKRVHTGEKPFHCDICGKLCSTAREVSLHKRVHTGEKPYHCDICGKSFSVNSALTTHRRIHTGEKPYHCDICSKSFSVSSAVNLHKRIHTGEKPYHCDICSKSFSVSSALTTHKRTHTGEKPYHCDICSKSFSVSSALCTHKRIHTGEKPCHCDICGKSFTNHSILRNHERIHTGEKPYHCDICSKSFSAGNALTTHMRTHTGEKPYHCVICGKSFAVRNALTFHKRIHTGEKPYHCDVCGKSFSVSSSLNTHKRIHTGEKPYHCDICGKSFSQSSILSRHRTVHTGEKPFECPICGKSFSGIHRVVEHKRIHTGEKPYQCDVCGKSFSLNGNLTKHKSIHTDK